One part of the Paraglaciecola sp. L3A3 genome encodes these proteins:
- a CDS encoding biopolymer transporter ExbD: protein MKMSVRARRLQRNYKRNSKQTKLSLVSLMDIFTILVFFLMLNASDVQVLQNDKSVTLPESTANTAAKETLLLLVNQDQVILQGKKMADIPDILASQNEVIASLVEELNYQSTRQASTLTTDENQPAPEGSAKAITIMADQAMPYALLKKLMQSCAQAGYTDIALAVEQKTPTNQGEGV from the coding sequence ATGAAAATGTCAGTTCGTGCGCGCAGATTACAACGTAATTACAAACGCAACAGCAAACAAACTAAGTTAAGCCTAGTGTCGTTAATGGATATTTTTACTATCCTAGTGTTCTTTTTAATGCTCAATGCATCTGATGTACAGGTATTACAAAACGACAAGTCTGTGACCTTGCCAGAATCAACAGCCAATACGGCGGCTAAAGAAACCTTATTGTTACTGGTCAACCAAGATCAAGTGATTCTACAAGGTAAAAAAATGGCTGACATTCCTGATATATTAGCTAGTCAAAATGAAGTGATCGCCAGTTTAGTCGAAGAACTTAACTATCAAAGCACTCGCCAAGCTAGCACTTTAACCACAGATGAAAATCAGCCAGCTCCCGAAGGTTCAGCCAAAGCCATCACTATTATGGCCGACCAAGCTATGCCTTACGCTTTACTGAAAAAACTAATGCAATCATGCGCTCAAGCCGGATATACCGATATAGCCCTTGCCGTTGAACAGAAGACTCCCACTAATCAAGGCGAGGGGGTGTAA
- a CDS encoding biopolymer transporter ExbD: MLRRGRKIKKADAELDITSFMNLMIVLVPVLLMMMVFSKITVLELKLPALLSNAPASELENKQLELIVNNQQISVYYPAGYLLQTIEAKQTQHDLEQLQQILKQLKQTLLSKGADKKDIVLMLDDTVPYQTIVHLMDTTRSYQDVIGVDLVDAELFPEISFADAPTLAAEIPATNNNGANR; encoded by the coding sequence ATGCTAAGACGTGGCCGAAAAATCAAAAAAGCAGATGCAGAACTAGATATCACTTCTTTCATGAACCTCATGATAGTGCTGGTGCCTGTTCTGCTAATGATGATGGTGTTCTCTAAAATCACTGTTTTAGAGTTAAAGTTACCGGCTTTATTGTCTAACGCACCGGCCTCTGAATTAGAAAATAAACAACTAGAATTGATAGTCAATAACCAACAGATAAGTGTGTACTACCCAGCTGGCTACCTACTACAAACAATAGAAGCGAAGCAAACACAACACGATTTAGAGCAATTACAACAAATTTTAAAACAACTGAAACAAACCTTATTAAGCAAAGGGGCTGACAAAAAAGATATTGTCTTAATGTTAGACGACACCGTCCCTTACCAAACTATTGTGCACCTTATGGATACAACGCGTTCTTATCAAGATGTGATTGGGGTAGACCTAGTGGATGCTGAGTTGTTTCCAGAAATATCCTTTGCCGATGCACCAACATTAGCTGCAGAAATCCCAGCCACAAATAATAATGGTGCCAATCGATGA
- a CDS encoding MotA/TolQ/ExbB proton channel family protein: MDTYNTIVRFFQEGGSFMLPISIVLALGLAIAIERFMFLAGALRKNRNAFNEIESLLAENKYDAIVKLGTQQAAPIARIISAGIGRMSTSQRREDIEYAMEEGLMEAVPRLEKRTAYLGTLANIATLLGLLGTIIGLIAAFTAVANADPAEKASLLSQSISVAMNTTAFGLIAAIPLLAFHSVLQTKTTEIIDSMEMAGVKCLNILINRQEVSPNTRNSDR; encoded by the coding sequence ATGGACACCTACAACACTATCGTCAGGTTCTTCCAAGAAGGCGGCTCGTTTATGCTGCCTATTTCAATTGTACTGGCCTTGGGATTAGCCATAGCAATAGAACGCTTTATGTTTTTAGCCGGTGCGCTTCGTAAGAATCGCAACGCGTTTAATGAAATAGAATCATTACTGGCCGAAAATAAATATGACGCTATTGTGAAACTCGGTACTCAGCAAGCTGCGCCTATTGCCCGTATTATTAGTGCAGGGATTGGACGTATGTCCACCAGCCAACGTCGTGAAGATATTGAATACGCCATGGAAGAAGGTTTAATGGAAGCGGTACCAAGACTTGAAAAGCGCACCGCATATTTAGGCACCTTGGCCAATATTGCCACCCTATTAGGACTACTTGGTACCATAATTGGTTTAATCGCTGCTTTTACTGCGGTTGCTAATGCCGACCCAGCAGAAAAAGCCAGCTTGTTGTCACAAAGTATTTCGGTGGCAATGAATACCACTGCCTTTGGTTTGATAGCCGCCATCCCACTGTTAGCCTTTCATTCAGTTTTACAAACTAAAACCACTGAAATTATCGATAGTATGGAGATGGCTGGAGTGAAATGTTTAAACATTTTGATCAATCGTCAAGAAGTCAGCCCCAATACTCGTAACAGCGACAGATAA
- a CDS encoding response regulator transcription factor, translating into MPKYTVIVVEDDLTILARFSALIAAQEDLALLAIASTKQEGINALLLHKPDILLTDIGLPDGSGIDIIKAINREKLDCEAMVISGFQDEHIVFRALEAGAKSYILKHDDEVIITDAIHSMMKGGAPMSPIIARLMLQKFQSHSQNNALPEALTDRQVSILKLISQGFSSREISEKLDITYYTVTTHIKNIYTKLQVNSRTEALHEALKLGLIQL; encoded by the coding sequence ATGCCTAAATACACGGTAATTGTAGTTGAAGACGATCTAACTATTTTAGCAAGATTTTCTGCTCTAATCGCGGCCCAAGAAGACTTAGCTTTATTAGCCATTGCATCCACTAAACAGGAGGGCATAAACGCACTTCTGCTGCATAAGCCAGACATTTTATTAACCGACATAGGCTTACCTGATGGCTCAGGTATTGACATAATTAAGGCCATCAATAGAGAAAAACTGGACTGCGAAGCCATGGTTATTTCTGGTTTTCAAGATGAACATATTGTTTTTCGTGCGTTAGAAGCTGGAGCTAAATCTTACATTCTTAAACATGATGATGAGGTAATAATTACTGACGCTATTCATTCAATGATGAAGGGCGGCGCACCAATGAGCCCTATCATCGCGCGTTTAATGCTACAAAAATTTCAATCCCATAGTCAAAATAACGCGCTACCAGAAGCATTAACAGATAGACAAGTTAGTATACTAAAATTGATTAGTCAGGGGTTTTCTTCAAGAGAAATATCAGAAAAACTCGACATCACCTATTACACAGTTACCACCCATATTAAAAATATTTATACCAAACTACAGGTGAACAGCAGAACAGAAGCGTTACATGAAGCATTAAAATTAGGTTTAATTCAACTCTAG
- a CDS encoding AgmX/PglI C-terminal domain-containing protein: MSSALVSQSVLPWSSSAKENTLFSRITLAVLAITLLAALWVKIVELPEAPRIEIEKLPPQLARLIKAKPLEVKKIEPPKPEPAIEPKSEPKPEPKIEKKPEPKPKPVVQKPKKQATPKPKPKAPPKPDPKAEIAKAKAKAQSSGLLAFQDDLASMRKDLQLNNLAKTETIKGGGEQAKTERKSVGELVNSTSGGVNSANLSTNVGAKGELTGRRSTEFVAPSEGVASLAAKQIEREDEIIGDRNLENIRKTIDEHKGAIYSLYRKALRKNPELEGKITVKLVIEPDGNISTANIVSSELGDEALEKRLLARIKMIQFGSLNVTQTQLEYSFNFLPF, from the coding sequence ATGAGTAGTGCCTTAGTGAGTCAATCGGTATTACCTTGGTCGAGCAGTGCCAAAGAAAACACACTATTTAGTCGTATTACTTTAGCGGTTTTAGCCATCACACTTTTGGCTGCCTTATGGGTAAAAATAGTTGAATTACCAGAAGCGCCTAGAATAGAAATAGAAAAACTTCCGCCTCAATTAGCAAGGCTCATTAAGGCGAAACCACTTGAGGTTAAAAAAATTGAACCACCTAAGCCTGAACCGGCAATAGAACCTAAATCCGAACCTAAACCAGAGCCAAAAATTGAAAAAAAGCCTGAGCCGAAACCCAAACCTGTGGTGCAAAAGCCTAAAAAGCAAGCTACCCCCAAACCTAAGCCGAAAGCGCCGCCTAAACCTGATCCCAAAGCTGAGATAGCAAAGGCCAAGGCGAAAGCACAAAGCTCTGGCTTACTAGCTTTTCAAGATGATTTAGCCAGTATGCGCAAAGATTTACAACTGAATAACCTAGCCAAAACCGAAACCATTAAAGGCGGTGGTGAGCAAGCCAAAACCGAACGCAAGTCTGTAGGAGAATTAGTAAACAGCACCAGTGGCGGGGTGAATAGTGCTAACTTATCAACCAATGTAGGCGCAAAAGGTGAATTAACCGGTCGTCGCAGTACCGAGTTTGTCGCGCCATCGGAAGGCGTGGCATCATTAGCCGCTAAACAGATTGAACGGGAAGATGAAATAATCGGTGATCGCAACTTAGAAAATATTCGTAAAACCATAGATGAACACAAAGGTGCGATCTACTCGTTATACCGTAAAGCCTTACGTAAAAACCCTGAACTAGAAGGAAAAATTACCGTAAAACTAGTGATAGAGCCAGATGGCAATATTTCAACTGCTAACATTGTCAGCAGTGAACTAGGTGACGAAGCGCTAGAAAAACGCTTGTTAGCACGGATTAAAATGATTCAGTTTGGTAGCCTAAATGTAACCCAAACCCAACTAGAATACTCTTTTAACTTTTTACCTTTTTAA